In a genomic window of Occallatibacter riparius:
- a CDS encoding TetR/AcrR family transcriptional regulator, protein MLESEDRTQVKRIPRQERSQARFEQVLEASLRLFAARGYESVSMREIAREAKMPIASVYQYFPMKLAIVREMWSRYTSSITQALTDGIKRSLAEGEDHSDELIGSIVDRMAQLQASNPAFIEIWSCVAASMELRELNVEDTLHNARSIADFLHKMHPSVAASSLYDRALIAIEMSSSTTRLALCLPEPHRARILQSLKAAIALLINPATLETQTGPPRGKAKASKKPAVSNRKPVRR, encoded by the coding sequence ATGCTGGAATCAGAGGACAGAACACAGGTAAAGCGGATACCCCGCCAGGAGCGCAGCCAGGCTCGATTTGAACAGGTGCTCGAAGCGTCGCTTCGCCTCTTCGCGGCCCGCGGATATGAAAGCGTCTCGATGCGCGAAATCGCGCGCGAAGCGAAGATGCCCATCGCCTCGGTCTACCAGTACTTCCCCATGAAGCTCGCAATCGTTCGCGAGATGTGGAGCCGTTACACGTCCAGCATCACGCAAGCGCTCACCGACGGGATCAAGCGTTCGCTGGCAGAAGGGGAAGACCACTCAGACGAGTTGATCGGGAGCATCGTCGACCGCATGGCGCAGCTTCAGGCCTCCAATCCCGCATTCATCGAGATATGGAGCTGTGTCGCTGCTTCCATGGAACTTCGCGAACTCAACGTAGAAGACACGCTTCACAATGCGCGCTCCATCGCGGACTTTCTGCACAAGATGCATCCGAGTGTTGCCGCCAGCTCGCTCTATGATCGCGCGTTGATCGCAATCGAAATGTCGAGCTCCACCACGCGCCTCGCTCTATGTCTGCCTGAGCCGCATCGGGCGCGCATTCTGCAGTCTCTGAAAGCCGCTATCGCATTGCTGATCAACCCTGCGACGCTCGAAACTCAAACCGGTCCTCCTCGCGGCAAGGCCAAAGCTTCCAAAAAGCCGGCGGTTTCCAATCGAAAGCCTGTCAGGAGATGA